The following proteins are encoded in a genomic region of Candidatus Krumholzibacteriia bacterium:
- a CDS encoding thiol-activated cytolysin family protein, with product MVRKYALLIILAALAALTAACSKDEPTAVSTDPVDPAEVNQFVNSLPDWIPPDDTQEPPVDLGADENFEDNQYYRCTAVEYDLKRNFEDIIAVGANATALKPGMMVQGNGVKGGSLSTIGLARSPLSLSINLAIDDPSRDVANPSSSTIQDAIASLQRAADDRLGNLDVVPAQINFKAESAFSVQQALLSAGLSIKYNALIASGSVGGSLKQSTSVKRRTVLVKLMQPMYTISFADDQKAEPADFFASNLMEADFDRQRELGVMGPGNLPCYVQSVTYGRMVVYSMTSSEATSDEEYKLAVQASYGAWSGSGSVNTRQRELVQNSTVEVQVFGGTQGAGLDAIKQALKNGDFSAFLQAAPATTAVPLSYRINDLKNRQPAVVGDATKFQINQCEPVNDLKFTVSLDSVVVVDGCDAEVSFDIECWVDVRNPSQFYWLLHNSGTRFPKETLPSLHSQAIFTVTASQATTLEFYTGVYGNSTTGLKGWDKATTFQFPFELDENPYRFSHLDTVADNQYRNCTIEVFYTIKRELN from the coding sequence ATGGTCCGCAAGTACGCCCTGCTCATTATCCTCGCCGCGCTGGCCGCGCTGACGGCCGCGTGCAGCAAGGACGAACCCACTGCCGTTTCCACCGATCCGGTGGATCCGGCCGAGGTCAACCAGTTCGTCAATTCGCTCCCCGACTGGATTCCGCCGGACGATACCCAGGAGCCCCCGGTGGATCTCGGCGCGGACGAGAACTTCGAAGACAACCAGTACTACCGCTGCACCGCCGTCGAGTACGACCTCAAGCGCAACTTCGAGGACATCATCGCGGTGGGCGCCAACGCCACCGCCCTCAAGCCCGGCATGATGGTACAGGGCAACGGCGTGAAGGGCGGCTCGCTCTCCACCATCGGTTTGGCGCGTTCGCCTCTATCGCTCTCCATCAACCTGGCAATCGACGACCCCTCGCGCGACGTGGCCAACCCGAGCAGTTCCACCATCCAGGACGCCATCGCGTCGTTGCAACGCGCCGCGGACGACCGCCTCGGCAACCTCGATGTGGTCCCCGCGCAGATCAACTTCAAGGCGGAGTCCGCGTTCTCGGTGCAGCAGGCGCTGCTGTCCGCGGGACTGAGCATCAAGTACAACGCGTTGATCGCGAGCGGTTCGGTGGGCGGCTCGCTCAAGCAGTCCACTTCGGTGAAACGGCGCACGGTACTGGTGAAGCTCATGCAGCCCATGTACACCATCTCTTTTGCCGACGACCAGAAGGCGGAGCCGGCCGACTTCTTTGCCAGCAACCTCATGGAGGCCGACTTCGACCGCCAGCGCGAGCTCGGTGTCATGGGCCCGGGCAACCTGCCGTGCTACGTGCAGTCGGTGACCTACGGGCGCATGGTGGTGTATTCCATGACTTCTTCGGAGGCCACCTCGGACGAGGAGTACAAACTGGCGGTGCAGGCGTCCTACGGCGCGTGGTCGGGGAGCGGCAGCGTCAACACGCGGCAGCGTGAACTGGTGCAGAACTCCACGGTGGAGGTGCAGGTGTTCGGCGGCACGCAGGGTGCCGGGCTCGACGCCATCAAGCAGGCGCTCAAGAACGGTGACTTCAGCGCGTTCCTGCAGGCCGCGCCGGCAACGACCGCCGTGCCGCTCTCCTACCGCATCAACGATCTCAAGAACCGCCAGCCCGCCGTGGTGGGCGACGCCACCAAGTTCCAGATCAACCAGTGCGAGCCGGTGAACGACCTCAAGTTCACCGTGTCCCTGGACAGCGTGGTCGTGGTGGACGGTTGCGACGCCGAGGTCAGCTTCGACATCGAGTGCTGGGTGGACGTGAGAAACCCCAGCCAGTTCTACTGGCTGCTGCACAACAGCGGCACGCGCTTCCCCAAGGAAACGCTACCCTCGCTGCACAGCCAGGCGATCTTCACGGTGACCGCCTCGCAGGCGACCACACTGGAGTTCTACACGGGTGTGTACGGCAACAGCACCACGGGCCTGAAGGGGTGGGACAAGGCCACAACGTTCCAGTTCCCGTTTGAACTGGACGAGAACCCGTACCGCTTCTCGCACCTGGACACCGTGGCGGACAACCAGTACCGCAACTGCACCATCGAGGTATTCTATACCATCAAGCGGGAACTGAACTGA
- the rsgA gene encoding ribosome small subunit-dependent GTPase A, protein MLDQLDALGFATFFRERFEQLDDPLLVPARIASEGRGVYRLLGCRAARGELRGRLRAELAPEARPAVGDWVAVRDGDDLAIIHDVLERRTALIRRAAGSAADVQVVAANIDLVFVVTAVTRDYNPRRIERYVAAVWDGGAEPVIVLNKADLEGDVPAMLDELAVIAPGVPAIRTSTVTAEGLDDLRRYLAPGKTIGLVGSSGVGKSSIANRLLGDQAQDTRATRRDEKGRHTTTRRDLVVLPQGGLLIDTPGMREFGLVEDGGGVETLFADIAALATECHFRDCSHQGEPGCAVIAAVEAGELDDQRLGSYQKLQREIAAAQRRRDPAQAHNTKKRWKSIHKDIRRLYRDNPKYKK, encoded by the coding sequence ATGCTGGATCAACTCGACGCACTTGGTTTCGCGACGTTCTTCCGCGAGCGCTTCGAGCAACTCGATGACCCCTTGCTCGTGCCCGCCCGCATCGCATCCGAGGGACGGGGTGTCTACCGCCTCCTGGGATGCCGGGCCGCGCGTGGCGAGCTTCGCGGCCGCCTGCGCGCGGAATTGGCTCCCGAGGCGCGCCCCGCGGTGGGGGACTGGGTGGCGGTGCGCGACGGCGACGATCTCGCCATCATTCATGACGTGCTGGAGCGGCGTACCGCACTCATACGGCGCGCCGCGGGAAGCGCCGCGGATGTGCAGGTGGTGGCCGCCAATATCGACCTTGTGTTCGTGGTAACGGCGGTCACGCGGGACTACAATCCCCGGCGCATCGAGCGCTACGTCGCCGCCGTGTGGGATGGTGGCGCGGAGCCGGTGATCGTACTCAACAAGGCCGATCTGGAGGGAGACGTCCCCGCCATGCTGGACGAACTTGCTGTCATCGCACCCGGCGTGCCGGCGATCCGCACCAGCACGGTAACCGCCGAGGGACTGGATGACCTGCGCCGGTATCTCGCTCCCGGAAAAACCATCGGGCTGGTGGGTTCGTCGGGTGTGGGCAAGTCGTCCATCGCCAACCGCCTGCTCGGCGACCAGGCGCAGGACACGCGTGCCACGCGCCGCGACGAGAAGGGCCGTCACACCACCACGCGCCGCGACCTCGTCGTTCTGCCGCAGGGCGGCCTGCTCATCGACACCCCCGGCATGCGCGAGTTCGGCCTGGTCGAAGACGGCGGCGGCGTCGAGACGCTCTTCGCGGATATCGCCGCGCTGGCCACCGAATGTCATTTCCGGGATTGCAGCCACCAGGGTGAGCCGGGTTGCGCGGTCATCGCGGCCGTGGAAGCCGGCGAGCTGGATGACCAGCGTCTTGGCAGCTACCAGAAACTCCAGCGCGAGATTGCCGCTGCACAACGGCGCCGGGATCCCGCGCAGGCGCACAACACCAAGAAACGCTGGAAGTCGATCCACAAGGACATCCGCCGCTTGTACCGCGACAACCCGAAGTACAAGAAATAG
- a CDS encoding DUF481 domain-containing protein → MMFRARTLVLISLVASSWAVPSSAQILNTLRGFDEKEMGWSGGVEGAIATASGNTDYFEFEVGGAVQHQGEKNRWRFLGRTMQRTASGNEIARSQFGHIRHNYRLTPRFSTLAFLQGQYDPFKRIENRYLAGAGAQTDLLKDADWRSVLGASIMYENEELTDNNGITTSDARLSFFLSVFRDVKEGVDVDFVGFYQPLVDNLGDARASVTFGMRADIAGELYTFVRYVAEYDSEPAPGVDDLDQSLRAGLGYKF, encoded by the coding sequence ATGATGTTCCGCGCGCGCACCCTTGTACTCATTTCGCTGGTTGCGTCCTCGTGGGCCGTGCCGTCGTCCGCCCAGATCCTCAATACCCTGCGCGGCTTCGATGAGAAGGAGATGGGCTGGTCGGGCGGCGTTGAGGGTGCCATTGCCACCGCCAGTGGCAACACGGACTACTTCGAATTCGAGGTGGGGGGCGCGGTTCAGCACCAGGGAGAGAAGAACCGCTGGCGCTTCCTGGGACGCACCATGCAGCGCACCGCGTCCGGCAACGAGATTGCCCGGAGCCAGTTTGGCCACATCCGCCACAACTACCGGCTGACTCCCCGCTTCTCCACCCTTGCCTTCCTGCAGGGCCAGTATGACCCGTTCAAGCGCATCGAAAATCGCTACCTCGCCGGCGCAGGAGCGCAGACAGACCTGCTCAAAGACGCGGACTGGCGCTCGGTGCTGGGCGCGTCCATCATGTATGAGAACGAGGAGCTGACCGACAACAACGGCATCACCACCAGCGACGCGCGGCTATCGTTCTTTCTCTCGGTATTCCGGGACGTGAAGGAGGGCGTGGACGTGGACTTCGTGGGTTTCTACCAGCCGCTTGTCGATAATCTGGGCGATGCGCGGGCCAGCGTTACGTTTGGCATGCGCGCCGACATCGCGGGCGAGTTGTACACCTTCGTCCGCTACGTCGCGGAGTACGACTCGGAACCGGCGCCGGGCGTGGACGACCTGGACCAGAGTCTGCGCGCGGGGCTGGGCTACAAGTTCTGA